The following proteins come from a genomic window of Sesamum indicum cultivar Zhongzhi No. 13 linkage group LG10, S_indicum_v1.0, whole genome shotgun sequence:
- the LOC105172155 gene encoding uncharacterized protein LOC105172155 isoform X3 — MISLMAVPQTRSMGLPLINLLRLKGAPILQQLHLEERLLRTSYDNWCIINDGTTKPTVVMGVSGKAEELLEIDSVLRDEIPVIRRFTGGGTVIVDQGTIFVTFICNKDAFPDLQSYPQPIMSWSSLLYKKVFQGIGDFSLRENDYVLGDRKFGGNAQSITKNRWVHHTSFLWEYEVSNMGYLKLPKRAPNYRQGVVADGICEAA; from the exons ATGATATCCC TTATGGCTGTACCTCAAACGAGAAGTATGGGGCTGCCCCTAATCAATCTTCTCAGGCTAAAAGGAGCACCCATTTTACAGCAATTGCATTTGGAGGAGAGACTGCTAAGGACCTCATATGATAACTGGTGCATCATAAATGATGGAACAACCAAGCCCACTGTTGTAATGGGTGTCTCAGG GAAAGCTGAGGAACTTCTTGAAATTGACTCTGTTTTAAGAGATGAAATTCCAGTCATTAGAAGATTTACAGGAGGTGGTACTGTTATTGTTGATCAGGGCACAATTTTTGTGACGTTTATATGCAACAAGGATGCTTTTCCAGATTTACAGTCGTATCCTCAGCCTATCATGTCATGGAGCAGCCTATTATATAAGAAAGTATTCCAAGGAATTGGGGATTTTAGCCTTCGTGAGAATG ATTATGTGCTTGGCGACCGGAAGTTTGGTGGGAATGCTCAGTCCATTACTAAAAATAGGTGGGTCCACCATACTTCCTTTTTATGGGAGTATGAGGTCAGTAACATGGGTTATCTCAAACTGCCGAAACGAGCTCCTAATTATCGCCAG GGAGTGGTTGCTGATGGGATATGTGAAGCAGCATAA
- the LOC105172155 gene encoding uncharacterized protein LOC105172155 isoform X1, producing the protein MISLMAVPQTRSMGLPLINLLRLKGAPILQQLHLEERLLRTSYDNWCIINDGTTKPTVVMGVSGKAEELLEIDSVLRDEIPVIRRFTGGGTVIVDQGTIFVTFICNKDAFPDLQSYPQPIMSWSSLLYKKVFQGIGDFSLRENDYVLGDRKFGGNAQSITKNRWVHHTSFLWEYEVSNMGYLKLPKRAPNYRQARDHLDFICRMKDHIPRSNFIQRTIDAVGSHFVLRSADPEASQSPLSSKFEPSSRLLKREELEEAIFKSRTLRVCAASASQTSE; encoded by the exons ATGATATCCC TTATGGCTGTACCTCAAACGAGAAGTATGGGGCTGCCCCTAATCAATCTTCTCAGGCTAAAAGGAGCACCCATTTTACAGCAATTGCATTTGGAGGAGAGACTGCTAAGGACCTCATATGATAACTGGTGCATCATAAATGATGGAACAACCAAGCCCACTGTTGTAATGGGTGTCTCAGG GAAAGCTGAGGAACTTCTTGAAATTGACTCTGTTTTAAGAGATGAAATTCCAGTCATTAGAAGATTTACAGGAGGTGGTACTGTTATTGTTGATCAGGGCACAATTTTTGTGACGTTTATATGCAACAAGGATGCTTTTCCAGATTTACAGTCGTATCCTCAGCCTATCATGTCATGGAGCAGCCTATTATATAAGAAAGTATTCCAAGGAATTGGGGATTTTAGCCTTCGTGAGAATG ATTATGTGCTTGGCGACCGGAAGTTTGGTGGGAATGCTCAGTCCATTACTAAAAATAGGTGGGTCCACCATACTTCCTTTTTATGGGAGTATGAGGTCAGTAACATGGGTTATCTCAAACTGCCGAAACGAGCTCCTAATTATCGCCAG GCAAGGGATCATCTTGATTTTATATGCCGCATGAAGGACCACATACCAAGGTCAAACTTCATCCAGAGAACCATCGATGCAGTTGGCAGCCATTTCGTGTTGAGATCAGCGGATCCAGAAGCAAGTCAGAGTCCTTTGAGTTCGAAATTTGAACCCTCCAGTAGGCTACTGAAGAGAGAGGAACTGGAAGAAGCCATTTTTAAGTCCCGAACTCTGAGGGTTTGTGCTGCCTCAGCCTCCCAAACATCAGAATGA
- the LOC105172155 gene encoding uncharacterized protein LOC105172155 isoform X2, translating to MAVPQTRSMGLPLINLLRLKGAPILQQLHLEERLLRTSYDNWCIINDGTTKPTVVMGVSGKAEELLEIDSVLRDEIPVIRRFTGGGTVIVDQGTIFVTFICNKDAFPDLQSYPQPIMSWSSLLYKKVFQGIGDFSLRENDYVLGDRKFGGNAQSITKNRWVHHTSFLWEYEVSNMGYLKLPKRAPNYRQARDHLDFICRMKDHIPRSNFIQRTIDAVGSHFVLRSADPEASQSPLSSKFEPSSRLLKREELEEAIFKSRTLRVCAASASQTSE from the exons ATGGCTGTACCTCAAACGAGAAGTATGGGGCTGCCCCTAATCAATCTTCTCAGGCTAAAAGGAGCACCCATTTTACAGCAATTGCATTTGGAGGAGAGACTGCTAAGGACCTCATATGATAACTGGTGCATCATAAATGATGGAACAACCAAGCCCACTGTTGTAATGGGTGTCTCAGG GAAAGCTGAGGAACTTCTTGAAATTGACTCTGTTTTAAGAGATGAAATTCCAGTCATTAGAAGATTTACAGGAGGTGGTACTGTTATTGTTGATCAGGGCACAATTTTTGTGACGTTTATATGCAACAAGGATGCTTTTCCAGATTTACAGTCGTATCCTCAGCCTATCATGTCATGGAGCAGCCTATTATATAAGAAAGTATTCCAAGGAATTGGGGATTTTAGCCTTCGTGAGAATG ATTATGTGCTTGGCGACCGGAAGTTTGGTGGGAATGCTCAGTCCATTACTAAAAATAGGTGGGTCCACCATACTTCCTTTTTATGGGAGTATGAGGTCAGTAACATGGGTTATCTCAAACTGCCGAAACGAGCTCCTAATTATCGCCAG GCAAGGGATCATCTTGATTTTATATGCCGCATGAAGGACCACATACCAAGGTCAAACTTCATCCAGAGAACCATCGATGCAGTTGGCAGCCATTTCGTGTTGAGATCAGCGGATCCAGAAGCAAGTCAGAGTCCTTTGAGTTCGAAATTTGAACCCTCCAGTAGGCTACTGAAGAGAGAGGAACTGGAAGAAGCCATTTTTAAGTCCCGAACTCTGAGGGTTTGTGCTGCCTCAGCCTCCCAAACATCAGAATGA
- the LOC105172228 gene encoding uncharacterized protein LOC105172228, producing IRWGGKIEEQYRKLKEHAETYPYVWGSYILVYGGFGLWLTYRWRKLRKTEDRVRALQERLRKLVEVEKSPNSTAGTEQSAHSISLANNKTPPADKATK from the coding sequence ATCAGGTGGGGAGGGAAAATAGAAGAACAGTATCGGAAACTCAAGGAACATGCTGAAACTTACCCCTATGTGTGGGGTTCCTATATCCTTGTATACGGAGGATTTGGCCTCTGGTTGACCTACAGGTGGAGAAAGCTCCGGAAAACTGAAGACAGAGTTCGAGCTCTTCAAGAGAGACTCCGCAAACTTGTGGAGGTTGAAAAGTCGCCTAACTCTACTGCAGGCACAGAACAGTCTGCCCACTCAATTTCCTTAGCAAACAACAAAACTCCTCCTGCCGATAAAGCTACTAAATAG